In Polyodon spathula isolate WHYD16114869_AA chromosome 47, ASM1765450v1, whole genome shotgun sequence, a single window of DNA contains:
- the LOC121306271 gene encoding macrophage mannose receptor 1-like: MRVWRSRRGSLCVRTLGGEHGGATVPVCRQKELTVWEDSGMRAWKSRRGSLCVRTLGGQHGGAAVLVCRQKELTVREDSGNIHRECIGAPPAESAPSRRRRRSGWMFCVPAYNQIRKHVFVDTEKSWSEAQRYCREKHTDLATVHSQEEAEQLLNIPGASLRDSWIGLYRDDTQNWQWSNSDDVIYSNWRADLFCASVNSEGKWIDSPCNIQKAFMCYKETSNITERFTLIEELKIWTEAQQYCRENHTDLVSIKNASENEEIVKKAQGKPFWIGLFNEPWKWSRQADRYTFHSWAYWEPNNWGGNQNCVMMSQTGEWIDYGCNFQLPFFCCDGSSSGQCFYEGTGKTWQEAQSYCRNQGRDLPSIQDQARVNKLISLIPSTSDSDHWIGLYHDKESWQWSSGGDVIYSNWEPYLFCASVNAEGGWEDSFCNQRNYFMCYSENSNIAERYTLIVELKTWTEAQQYCRKQHTDLVSIKNASENEEIVKKAQGRTFWIGLFNEPWKWSHQGDNYTFHTWSNGQPDNLGGNQNCVRMKTGGWIDCGCNNQNPFYCEDSDPTSPPSTSVSQEAESSSAPSTPVSQEAESSSAPSTPVSQDSDPTSPPSTLVSQEAESSRTPSTLVSQGKCSLKMADFFSVIDSPPCVM, encoded by the exons ATGAGAGTGTGGAGGAGCAGAAGAGGCTCACTGTGTGTGAGGACTCTGGGAGGAGAGCATGGAGGAGCAACAGTGCCGGTTTGCAGGCAGAAGGAGCTCACTGTGTGGGAGGACTCTGGGATGAGAGCGTGGAAGAGCAGAAGGGGCTCGCTGTGTGTGAGGACTCTGGGAGGACAGCATGGAGGAGCAGCAGTGCTGGTTTGCAGGCAGAAGGAGCTCACTGTGCGGGAGGACTCTGGGAACATCCATAGGGAGTGCATTGGTGCTCCTCCTGCGGAAAGTGCCCCCtccaggaggaggagaaggagcgGCTGGA TGTTTTGTGTGCCTGCATACAACCAGATCAGAAAACATGTGTTTGTGGACACTGAGAAGAGCTGGTCTGAAGCTCAGCGCTACTGTAGAGAGAAGCACACAGACCTGGCCACTGTGCACAGCCAGGAAGAAGCAGAGCAGCTCTTAAATATTCCAGGAGCTTCTCTCAGGGATTCCTGGATCGGGCTGTATCGTGATGACACACAGAACTGGCAGTGGTCTAACAGCGATGATGTCATCTACTCCAACTGGAGGGCAGACCTCTTCTGTGCTTCAGTCAATTCAGAGGGAAAGTGGATTGATTCACCCTGCAACATTCAAAAAGCCTTCATGTGCTACAAAG aGACCAGCAACATCACTGAGAGATTCACCCTGATTGAAGAACTGAAAATCTGGACTGAAGCTCAGCAATACTGTAGAGAAAACCACACCGACCTCGTCAGTATAAAGAACGCCAGTGAAAATGAAGAAATAGTGAAGAAAGCACAGGGCAAGCCCTTCTGGATAGGCCTGTTCAATGAGCCCTGGAAGTGGTCACGCCAGGCGGATCGCTACACATTTCACAGCTGGGCCTATTGGGAACCAAATAATTGGGGAGGCAATCAGAACTGTGTGATGATGAGCCAGACAGGTGAATGGATCGACTATGGCTGCAACTTTCAGTTGCCTTTCTTCTGCTGTGATG GCAGCTCCTCTGGTCAGTGTTTCTATGAAGGAACTGGGAAGACATGGCAGGAAGCTCAGAGCTACTGCAGAAACCAAGGCAGAGACCTGCCCAGCATTCAAGACCAGGCCAGGGTTAATAAGCTTATAAGTCTTATACCTTCCACTAGTGACTCGGATCACTGGATTGGGCTGTATCACGACAAAGAGAGTTGGCAGTGGTCCAGTGGAGGAGATGTCATCTACTCCAACTGGGAACCATACCTCTTCTGTGCTTCAGTCAATGCAGAGGGAGGGTGGGAGGATTCATTCTGCAATCAGAGAAACTATTTCATGTGCTACAGCG AGAACAGTAACATTGCTGAGAGATACACCCTGATTGTAGAACTGAAAACCTGGACTGAAGCTCAGCAGTACTGTAGAAAACAACACACTGACCTTGTCAGTATCAAGAATGCCAGTGAAAATGAAGAAATAGTGAAGAAAGCGCAGGGCAGGACCTTCTGGATAGGACTGTTCAATGAGCCCTGGAAGTGGTCACACCAGGGGGATAACTACACATTTCATACCTGGAGCAACGGGCAACCAGACAATCTGGGAGGCAATCAGAACTGTGTGAGGATGAAGACTGGTGGATGGATTGACTGTGGCTGCAACAATCAGAACCCCTTCTACTGTGAGG attCAGACCCCACAAGCCCCCCTTCTACTTCGGTCTCTCAAG AAGCAGAATCGTCGAGCGCCCCTTCCACTCCGGTCTCTCAAG AAGCAGAATCGTCGAGCGCCCCTTCCACTCCGGTCTCTCAAG aTTCAGACCCCACAAGCCCCCCTTCCACTCTGGTCTCTCAAG aagcAGAATCCTCGAGGACCCCTTCCACTCTGGTCTCTCAAGGTAAGTGCAGTTTGAAGATGGCAGATTTTTTCAGTGTGATTGACAGCCCACCATGtgtcatgtga